Proteins encoded by one window of Triticum dicoccoides isolate Atlit2015 ecotype Zavitan unplaced genomic scaffold, WEW_v2.0 scaffold55952, whole genome shotgun sequence:
- the LOC119346952 gene encoding probable anion transporter 7 codes for MARMKIPKRYVIVLLTFICTNVCYVERVGFSIAYTVAADAINVNQANKGLILSMFYYGYVLSQIPGGWAAQRLGGRRVLLLSFLLWSLICGLIPLDPNRAVILVLSRLFVGVAQGFIFPAIHTVLAQWVPPQERSRSVSLTTSGMYLGAACGMLFFPSLVKHMGPQSVCLVEAVLGVAWSVIWLKFSSEPPRTDLPKVAMPKVASREKIKAQSVGVVAPRTVKIPWRRIIFSLPVWAIVVNNFTFHYALYVIMNWLPTYFELALKLSLQDMGSSKMLPYFNMFIFSNIGGVVADHLITKRILSVTKTRKLLNTIGFVVSALALMALPSFGTPSGTVICSSVSLGFLALGRAGFAVNHMDVAPKFAGIVMGVSNTAGTLAGIVGVGLTGNILEAAKASNMDLTNSETWKTVFFVPAYLCIFSSVIFLVFSTGEKIFE; via the coding sequence ATGGCGAGAATGAAGATCCCAAAGCGTTATGTCATAGTATTGCTGACATTCATCTGCACAAATGTTTGTTACGTTGAGCGTGTGGGTTTCTCAATTGCGTACACCGTAGCAGCTGATGCAATCAACGTGAATCAAGCAAACAAGGGCCTGATACTCTCCATGTTCTATTATGGTTATGTTTTGTCACAAATTCCTGGTGGATGGGCAGCTCAGAGATTGGGAGGGAGACGTGTTCTGCTGCTGTCATTCCTGTTGTGGTCCTTGATATGCGGTCTAATTCCACTGGACCCCAACAGAGCAGTCATTCTGGTCCTTTCTCGCCTTTTTGTTGGTGTAGCACAAGGTTTCATATTTCCTGCCATTCACACAGTCCTCGCACAATGGGTGCCACCGCAGGAGCGCTCTCGCTCAGTGTCGTTAACAACCTCAGGGATGTACCTCGGGGCAGCTTGTGGCATGTTGTTTTTTCCAAGTCTGGTGAAGCACATGGGACCCCAATCTGTATGTTTAGTCGAAGCAGTACTTGGAGTAGCATGGTCTGTAATATGGTTGAAGTTCTCCAGTGAGCCACCTCGCACCGACCTTCCAAAAGTGGCAATGCCAAAAGTAGCATCTCGGGAGAAGATCAAGGCGCAGTCAGTAGGAGTTGTTGCACCTCGTACTGTAAAGATACCATGGCGAAGGATTATCTTCAGTCTACCTGTTTGGGCAATTGTCGTGAACAACTTCACCTTCCACTATGCCTTGTATGTTATCATGAACTGGCTGCCTACCTATTTCGAACTAGCCCTTAAGCTTAGCCTCCAGGACATGGGATCGTCAAAGATGCTTCCCTATTTCAACATGTTTATATTCTCCAACATTGGTGGAGTGGTTGCTGATCACTTGATTACAAAAAGGATCTTATCAGTTACCAAGACAAGGAAGCTCCTTAACACCATCGGGTTTGTTGTCTCGGCACTTGCACTCATGGCCCTCCCTTCATTCGGGACGCCCTCAGGGACTGTGATCTGTTCATCGGTGTCCCTTGGCTTTCTGGCTCTAGGAAGAGCAGGGTTCGCCGTGAACCAcatggatgttgctccaaagttcgCCGGCATAGTGATGGGGGTTTCCAATACAGCTGGGACATTGGCTGGGATAGTTGGCGTCGGCCTCACGGGAAACATTCTGGAGGCTGCAAAGGCTTCTAACATGGATCTAACGAACTCGGAAACCTGGAAAACAGTCTTCTTTGTTCCGGCATACCTCTGTATTTTTAGTTCAGTCATTTTCTTGGTCTTCTCAACTGGTGAGAAGattttcgaatag